The DNA segment CTTGCTTCTGCCACAAGCGAATCACCTCGCGGCTAACACTTAAGACGGTCACAATCAGCATTGGGGCCGCTAGCGTCACGAACAAGAAGCCAAATCGTTTCGGCAGCAGACCTTGCTCCCCTTCGTTCAGCATCAAGTGCCCCATCAAAAACGCGACACTCAACAGCCCCGTGGCGAACATGATGGTGGCGATACCAAACCGAGGCCGCCACGGCCGGGCGAGTTCTTTTTCTTCCACGATCTCGGCTAGATCGTCATCGTCGAAGAGGGGATCGCTGCCCATAATACCTAAGGTGCCGCCACAAGCATGGGGTCGTGAAGAGAATAAATCCGGTTTAACAGATCATCCTGAGTCAGGCCGTCTGACATTGGTATCATCATATACTTGCCCAGCCGACTGCAACAATCCAACACAATTTGACGCGAATTAGGGGAAGCAAAGCCATATTTACACGGTTCGTGACCGGTAATGAACAAATCGACGCCCAATTGCTGAGCCAGATGGTCGGCGTTCTCTTGCCGAAAATCACGCCCCCAGACCATGCGGTGCAACGAACCACCACACGAACGATCGTGAACATTCAACTCGCGATCAAAGATCGAGATATCAAACGGCTCGGCGTCACAATGCTTGGGCAAGCTATGCGTTACCAGGATTTGCTGGCCTATTCGAATGGCTATCGGCAAGCTGGCTAAAAACTCAAGCTGGGCGGCTCGAATCATCGGCACCGCATCACCGTACATCTGTCCCATGCCACAGCGAAACATGAGGTTGAGCATCTTGCCCCCCTTCATGATGGGGTAATCGGTCAGTTCAGCCAGTTCGTGATTAGAAATCAGGAAATGAACCTGATGAGGAAACTCGACAATTAGCTGAGCAATATCTTCCAGCATCAAGTGCGACATGCACCCGCCCGCCTTGGGATAAGTAGGTCCGCCGTGGCAGACTTCCTGAAAAACGAGGTGGCGGTTCGGGTGGGCACCGAGATCAGCGATTTCCATGATTCGCCGGAAATTGGTGCGATTGCCGTGCAGGTCGGCCGTCACCATCACATCTTCGGTGTTCGACTTATCTAACTGGACGACGTTGCCTTTTCGCAGCGGCGAACTACGTAAAATTCGCCCAGCTTCCTGGTAAGTCCTGGCGGTCTTCTCAGCGACTTCAGCAGCAACACACATGAGCTTCAGTAAGAAAGAGCAAATAGGAAAACAAAAGAACCGGCACACTTTTATTGTTGTCAGTTCGCTCGGGCGAGGCAAACAGGAATCTTGTCACGATCCTTTATGCCGGTTTTTCCGCCAAAGCTGCACACCCCTCTAAAGCCTAGGTGCTTTCTCAGGCAATTCACCTCTTTCTTTCAAGGGGTGTGGGTAAATCGAAGCCTATATTTGCAATGAACTCATCTCCATGCTTCCCTTGTCCCGCTGATCGAAAATGAACGTAGACCGACGAAACTCCATGCGATTCGCCGTCACACCCACCCGGGTCAAAGCCCGGTTGCAGATCGGTCGCGATTGGTACAAGGCCGAACTTTTAGACGAATCGATGGCCGGTTTTGCCCTGTCGGTCGAGATTCCACGCCGTAAACTGGGCGAAAAAGGCTTCACTTGCGAAGCGGAATGTCCTTTTTTTGGTGAAATCGCCCGGCTTTCGATCGACAAACATTCCCAATACGAAATCCAAATCATCAGCATCGTTCCCCGCGAGGACGAGTCGTCTTCCTCGACACGTTCGCGGGCAAGCTTGCGTCTGGGAACCCGCGTCGTGCGCGAGATTTACCAAGAAGATCGCAACTCACTCGGCCGAAATTTACGATTGACCGCTGTCCTGGTCCTTGCCACGCTCTTTTCCTTTTATTGCACGGCGCACTCGTATTCTGGACAACTAGCCGCGATGATCCCCCACGCCGAAGCCAGCTTCGGTCAACTATCTGCCTTCTGGCCTAACGCCAACTCTCCCCAGCGCGTCTGGAAGCACGAGATCGCTTATGCCACCACGCACGGTTTTGTCATCCCTGGCACTCCTGAGATGGATCACCTTTTAGCCATCAGCCAGTCGCAAACTTCGCTACAGCGGGTTCAAAAATTGCTTCTCTTCCAGCAGGATAGCCCTTTTCTGCGGCAAATGAATCTGAACCCCAGCCAACTTCGCGAGGTGCGTAAGATCGCGATGGAAGCCCACGCCGAGATGCAGGGGCTCTGGCAACAACTGCAAAATCACCACGAAATCTTACAACAACAACTCACTGAACTGCTGGTCACCTTGGAAACACGTATTTTGGCGAACCTTACGCCAGTCCAAGCTGAAATGTGGACTCACGCCCAACTTGGCTAAACAATCCCGCTAGCAACGCGACATTCTTTCGCCCAGCCCAAGCCTGCTCAGCCCTAATTCTTTACCAGCCGGGTGGGATTGGCACGATTTGTTCAATTTTCACGATCTTGAGGCCGATCAATCCTACTGGACCGGCCTTACGACACTGGGCTGGTTCGAAATGGCATTGCCACAATCGGCTTGCCGTTTCCGCGTCTATGACCCGAATGACCCAACGCAGTGCCCGTTTCCGTGCGAGGAAATACGACATGAATCGCTTGTTCTTCATCTTGGCAGCCGTCTGCCTTTTAGCCGGTAGCGGTTGCTGCCATCACATCGGGTCGAGCCCCTGCAACAACCCGACCAGCGTCAGCGCTCCTCCGCCAGCCGTTCAAGGTGGTGGCAGTGC comes from the Bremerella cremea genome and includes:
- a CDS encoding metallophosphoesterase; its protein translation is MCVAAEVAEKTARTYQEAGRILRSSPLRKGNVVQLDKSNTEDVMVTADLHGNRTNFRRIMEIADLGAHPNRHLVFQEVCHGGPTYPKAGGCMSHLMLEDIAQLIVEFPHQVHFLISNHELAELTDYPIMKGGKMLNLMFRCGMGQMYGDAVPMIRAAQLEFLASLPIAIRIGQQILVTHSLPKHCDAEPFDISIFDRELNVHDRSCGGSLHRMVWGRDFRQENADHLAQQLGVDLFITGHEPCKYGFASPNSRQIVLDCCSRLGKYMMIPMSDGLTQDDLLNRIYSLHDPMLVAAP